GTTAAGAAGATCAAACACTTCTTTAACTGGATTAAAAGTTGAATCTGGTATTTCAACAAATACCGTGATCCAGTCAGCCATGGAACCATTCCAAAGTCCTGGCAATTCAAGAACCTTGATAGGTTTCCCTTTATAAGATTTTTCAGTAATAATTCCCGCCTGAGGATCTATAAATTGCTCGAGATCGAATTTATTTCCCTTGTAATCTCGAACGTAACCCACTATATTGACAGGATTAAAATGAGTACTTGATTCGAAAATATTTCTTATCTGCTGTGATTTTAAATTAATCTGGCTTTGCTCTACAATCTGAAGTTGAAGAAGCCCTTCATCATTTTTGCAGAAAAAAGGACCTCCTCCAGGCTGACCCTGATTTTTAACTACTCCGCAAATACGAACAGGACGATTGAAAACATTAAAGAGATAATCTATTTTTTCGATATATTCAACTTGATTAAACCAAGATGGAAAAGAAATAAAAAGTTTATCCTGAGCAAAACGAATCATCTCGTTCAAATCACTCTCTTCTACATTGCCCTCATCCAACATGATAAGGTTCGCATGAATATCTTCGATCAATTTCATCAAATAACCTGCAAGTACTTTCTGAAACAAAACGACTTCAGCATTCCGCCATGATGGAACCACATTGTCGATGTTTTTAATAAAAACAATATCTGCATCTACGGAGTTTAAATTTTTTAATAAAGCACCGTGGCCCCCTGGCCGTAAAAGTACCCTTCCATGATCGTCGCGTACTAATTCTCCATTTTCATAAATAGAAACAGTATCCGTCGACCGACACTGAACAGAAAATTCAACATTAATTCTATGGACTAAATTTTCGTCTTTTTTCAAATTCAACAACAAATCTTCAAATAATTTCAGATGTTCATTTCCCACCGTAAAATGATAGCAAGCTTGGCCATCATCGTTGGTGACATATGTTAAACCTTCAAAAATATGTTCTTCAAATGCGGTACGCGTAAACGAACCATAATCATGAAATGGTATTAATGCCTTGGGTTTATTTCCAAGTCCTAAACCTGGTTCAAAAAGAATATGTTCTAAAATAACTAAATAGTTTTTTTGTTTAAGTGCTGCATCAAGAGTTGGGTTTACCATCACTTTTTTTAATTCTTTACAAAAAGCAAACTTTTCGAAGTGTTCAAAAAAAGAAAGCATTTTACTAGATAAAGGTTTCTCTTGCTTGAGATCTTCGATGGCGGTATATAATTCCTTAAACATCCTTGTAGCAGCACCCGAAGCAGGCACAAACTTTAATAACTTGTAATCCCGATGTTTTTCATGAAAATAATTTTCATAAAATGTTACTTCTTCGGGACTCAACCGCAAAATACCATCTCCTACGTGAGCAGGTTTTACAATTTCGTAAAAATATTCTCCTTTTTGTAACAGTTCTATTTGCCTGAGAATTTCTTCTTCTTTAATTCCTATCTGACTAAAAAAAAGACGATCAACTTCTGTAAACATAAATTTACAATTCAAATATTATTTTGAAACTCCTTATAAGCCAACAATAAAAATATTCAGATCACGAGGATTGATGGCCATGACAGGTATTTTATCATCATTAAATAAAATTTGTTCGTCCCAAGGATTAATGATAAAGTTAGGAACAAGACTTGGCTCGGTACTTGTCATTATCATAATCAAGTCAGCCTCTACTTTACGAGCATAGTCGAGTGTTTGTTTTACGAAATTACCCGTTTCAGGAATAAACTCAGCTTCATATTTGATGTTATTTTTTTCAAGCAAGTCTACAATTTTATCTAAAATAGCCATTAATCTTGCTTTAAACACTTCATGCTTCAAATACATACCTTTAACGTAAACTTTTAAGTCCAATAACTGCGCCATGTAAATAGTCCACTTAATTTTTTGCCTTGATTCAAGAGTATCGTCGATCGGAACTACCACTTTCTTATATCCATCGCCATAAAGCTTCTTCTGCACAGTAATGAAAGGTATCCGACTAGATGTGATAACTTTATGTGCGTAACTTCCAACTATATGCTGAACTCCAGACTTGCCATGCGTCCCCATTACTGCCAGTTTTGCCTGAACATCTTCAGCCGCTTTAGCTATGTCAGTAAAAATGCTACCTTCTCTTGCCTCAAAAGAAAAAGAAACACCATACTTCTTTAAGTAAATATCAGCACGCTCTTGCAAATGCTGATTCACTATTTCATCAGTAACTTTATATACATTTAAAAGTTCTCTCGTATCCTTATTGATAATATGAACTAGACGAACTTCCCATCCTAACTTCTTTGCTATGCCAGCCGCATGATCTACAGCATAATCAGCTATTTCCGTAAAATCAAAGGGAACTAATACAATATCTTTCCTATTTTCCATTTTTTTTTACAAACTTATATATTTTTCCGAAATATTAACTAGAACTTATTCTTATCATAATTTTATGAAACTCTACCTAATCAAGGTCACACTGCCTCGTTTATTTCTAGCAATATATTTCCCATTAAAAGAATAAATCTTGTATTTTGCCACATAAAAATAGACCCCTTCAGGTACATCCCTTCCCTCACATTTACCATCCCATGGCTGATTAATATCAGTAGTTTTGAAAATTAAATTACCCCATCTGTTATATATACACAATTCATAATCTTCAACATTACCGCCCTTAGGCGAAAAGTACGGATTATATTCGTCCCCATTTGGAGTAAAAACATTCGGAAAAAACAGATCCCCCTCGCAATCAACAAACAATACTTCAACACTTGCCTCCACTTCACAATCCCCATTGGCCACAAAAAAAGTATAAACACCAGACTCTGTTACACCCCTTGCCTGAGAATTAATCCCATCTGACCATCCTAAATTAGAATATCCCCCCAACACCAAAGGTAAAAGTATAATAGTGCTTCCTTCGCAACCTAATGTATCTTCGATCAACTCAATTTGTGGATATTCCCTTACGTAAACCTCAATATCAGCACTGCCCGAACAGCCCTCAGTTGAAGTCACTGTGACAGCATAATTAGTAGTAACTAACGGAAATACTACTATGGAAGAATCATATTCCCCAGAAGCCCACTGATAATGAGAAAAAGGCAAAGAACATATAGCACTTAAAATCACTTCCTCCCCAGAACAAATCGTATCCTCAGAAAAATAAATATTTACGATGGGAACCGTATTTATTACTACTGTACCACTCGCCGTACCCGAACAACCATTCGCCGTACCAGTCACCGTATACGTAGTCGTCGACATCGGTGAAACCACCAACGGATTACCCTGATATCCAGTACTCCATACATACGAAGTATTCGAAACATTCGAACTGGCAAACAACTGTACCACCTCACCACTGCAAATGCTATCATCCGATACACCCACACCTAACACCGGTGCCTGACTCACAACTACCTTCCCACTCGCCGTACCCGAACAACCATTCGCCGTACCAGTCACCGTGTACGTAGTCGTCGACACCGGTGAAACTACCAACGGATTACCCTGATATCCAGTACTCCATACGTACGAAGTATTCGAAACATTCGAACTGGCAAATAATTGAGCTGTTTGCCCTAAACATATTGTATCATTTATTACCTGAACTTGAGGAACAGGATTTACAAAAACAGTTACAGAATCGACTTTTGTACAATAAGGTATAAAGGAAATATCGTCAAGTGCAAAATCATTCCCTCCACCAATTGTGTTTTCATCAATAATATAAATTTGGGCACTTACATTGCTTCCACTGTTCCATACATACGAAAATTGCTGCCAAGTACACGTCGTCGTAGATAAATTTAATGCACTACCCACCTGATTTCCATTGATATAAAACTTTAGAACTGCAGGACTAGTGTGGTAAATAGAAGTAGCCCATGCAGTCAAAAGATAATTAGTACCAGGTGTAACAGAAACAGTTTGAGACCAAACCTTCCTACCGGAAACTGAAGCACCATCAACAATCATCATTAAAGTTCCAGAACCCGGTGTATGATCCTGACATGGTGAAAAAGCACCGTGTATGGATTGAGGATTGTTTCCAATGGTATATGTGCCGGGTCCTTGTAATGAGGACGGATAATAAGTATATTCTGAAGCAAAACCTGCATTGCCTTGCTCAAAGTCCCCGTTTACAATTAGATTTCCCCCTGGATAAGTGCCAGTTACGTAATACGTCGTTGTAACAGAAGGTGAAGCTATAGGATTAGGAATGTTGGGATTATTAAGAGTAGAAGCAGGAGACCATACATAAGTAGCCGCACCACTTGCCTGCAATTGAGCAGATCCACCACTACAAATGATTTTATCTGGACCTGCATCAATAGAACCAATACTACATGGATTGGATTGACCCCACAAAAGTTGTAAAGAACACCAAAATAGAGACATATAAAACAGATACATGTTTTTCATGGCTATAAATTATTTAATCAAATTTATCTGATGATACCTGTTTTCTATTTGTAAAAAGTTATGGTTTACAAGTTTAATATACCTGTTTATAAAAAAATTGTCTGTTTATTCATAGAACTAAAAAAATGTGAAAAATCCTTTTTCATCACTTAAAACTCATAAGATTGATTTTCTGCACTATTGGTGCTTTTTTCCGAAAAGATAACATCTAAACAACTTCTTTATATTCTTTTATTCGCTCACAACATCAATGAAATATGCTATGTAAGTAATTCAAAAAACATTAGTCAATCCACCCTCTATAACCATATACCCAAGAATACAAAAAAACACATTATCCCTTTTACTGAGTTAACTTACAAAAGATAAAAGTAATTCAACCGTATCTCTAACCAGATAAGTATTCTCTAACCACCCTTGAAAACAAACTTCAGAAAATACAATCAATATACTTGAACAAATTGTTTACTTACACCTTTTTATTCACTACCTTCACGGCGAAAGAAAAAAAGAATCACGTATTTAACTTTTAATTGAAAAATAAAATAAGAAAGAAAACAAAAGTGTTACTAAAGCGCCAAATATTACTGATATATTGTATGTTAAATTCAAAAGTTCCGGTGCAAAGAAAAAGTAAGTGCTCGTGACCATGGTCATAAATAAAGCAGGAATTAAGGCCACCACATAAACTTTCCTTTCACGATAAAGATATACGGTAATTGCCCAAAGAGTAATGGTTGCTAAAGTCTGATTACTCCACCCCATGTATCGCCAAAGAATCAAAGAATTATAACTGAAAGCTAAAACATAACCTGCTGTCAACAGGACAATCGCTATGAAAAGCCGATTGAATATTTTATGTTGGGGTATAGAAAATGCATCCCCAATGATAAGACGAGCCGAACGAAAAGCTGTATCGCCCGTGGTAATAGGTGCTGCCACCACACCCAATAAAACTAAAATTGCAGCAACATTCGATAAAAACGTATGCCCATCCATCTGAAGTAACCCAAAAGAAATTTCACTAACCACACTCGCAATCGAAGATCCCTCTCGACTCAGTGCAACATTTAAATTCTCGATACTTCCAAAAAATGTCATGGCAACAGCTGCCCAAATCAAAGCAATCACCCCCTCCATTACCATGGCTCCATAAAAAACTCGACGTGCATATTTTTCGCTGGTTAAACATCGAACTATCATAGGACTTTGAGTAGCATGAAACCCACTGATAGCACCACAAGCAATGGTAATAAACATCATAGGAAATATGGGCATTCGATCTTTTAAGTAATGATAATTTGAAAAATGATCCCATAATTCAGGAAAATGATAACCTTTGACCATCGCAGCTATGATGACAGCCACACCCATGAAAAGAAGTAAAAAACCAAAAAAAGGATAGATCTTCCCAATAACCTTGTCGATAGGCAATAATGTCGCCGCAAAATAATAAATCACAATAACTACAGCCCAAAAATAAACATCAAAATTAAAAGCACAACCAGCTAAAAAGATCTCTCCCCGAGTCATACTTGCAAGAATATTAGCAGGATTGATCACAAATACAGCACCGACAATGATTAGCATCAAAAGAATAAAAACAAGAACCAACCACAAAATCACCTTGCCTAAATTCCTTCCAATAATACCGGGCAAACTTATTCCATCCATCCGCATGCTAATCATGGCCGACATAAAATCATGCATAGCTCCACCAAGTATATTTCCAAAAACAATCCACAGATAAGCAACAGGTCCCCACATGGCACCAGCAACAGCACCAAAAATTGGACCTAAACCAGCAATGTTCAAAAACTGTATTAAAAAAGACCTAGGCCACGACAAAGGAACATAATCCACCCCATCTTTTAACCTTATTGCCGGTGTGAGCAGTTTTTCATCCACGCCAAAAATTTTTTCCATCAATCTACCATAGACAAAATACCCTATTATGAGGAGACTCAAAGCCAAAAAAAATGAAACCATTTTCTTGCAAAATTATTTTTTATCATTTCATGAATAATCCTTAAATTTTGATTTTTTTCAAAAATTAGAATACTTTTTACTTTGTTGTATATTTGCAAAAATTGCCTTTTATGAAGATTCCTGAAAATGTAAGGTATACCCAAGAGCACGAATGGGTAAAAAAAGATGGTGACATCTGTTACGTAGGGATTACCGATTTTGCGCAATCCCAACTTGGTGATATTGTCTTTGTGGAATGTGAAACCGTTGGAGAAACTCTCCAAGCTGGTGATCCTGCTTGTACCATCGAAGCCGTAAAAACTGTAAGCGATGTTTTCATGCCAGTAACCGGAGAAGTGTTGGAATTTAATTCGGCTCTTTCTTCTAGCCCTGACTTAATCAATAAAGATCCATATGGTGATGGTTGGATAATTAAGATTAAACCACACAATATTCATGATATTGATCAGTTATTAAATGCAGAAGATTATGCTAAATTAATCGAACATTAAAATATAATCCATATGGAAGTCAAAAAAAATCCCAAAATTGATCTGGAAAACAAGAAAGGTTTATTTTTCCAGGTTGGTTTAATCATAAGTCTTGCTTTAGTTTTGGCAGGTTTTGAATATAAAAGGTACGACAAAGCCAATAATGAAAATCTGAATCAGATGGTGGTTAACTACACCGAAGAAAGCGTAGAAATTACTCGTCAGGAAAAGCAAGAACCACCTAAACCTCAACCTGTTACTAAAATCGAGGTGGTAGAAGACGATGTAGATACGCAAGACGATATTGACATCAATATCGAAGATAACCAAAATCAGGAAGTTCAGGCATTTGTACCACCAACTCAAGATGAAGAAGAACCACAAGTACAAGAGCAAGAAATATTCGTATTCGTAGAAGAACAACCTGAATTTCCAGGCGGGGAAGAGGCATTGATGGCTTACCTTCAATCCAACATCAGATACCCCCAAATGGCAAAGGAACTCGAAATTCAAGGAAAAGTTATCATTGAATTTGTAGTTGAAACTGATGGAAGTGTTACCAATGTGGTAGTAAAACGTGGTATAGGCGGAGGGTGTGACGAAGAAGCTGTTAGGGTTGTTAAAGCCATGCCAAAATGGAAACCCGGAAAACAACGTGGCAAACCAGTACGCGTAAGATACACACTGCCTGTTACATTTCAACTTAGGTAATTGTTTTTGCCCAATTTTTTGGTGAGTTTAAAAAGTTATTCCTACTTTTTTATATTCGTAATAATTCAGTGTTATTTTTTTAGTATTGGAATAAAATTTTTTTTATGATATTTATTGCTCTTGTTCGCCCTTTGTTCACTTTCACATATTAAAATTCTTTTACACAAAAAAATAATCTAAATTTATTTAACCTCATCCTGCTTATTTTGAGATAGCAAAAAATAAGATCCTATAGATCCAAACTAAAAACATCGATAGAACGAAAAATTGTACTATAACTTCAATCATGAAATTTACTCATCTGTTTTTGTCAAGAAACAAAAAATATTTAGCTAGAGGTATAGTTCAGCTAAGTCAACTACACAATTTGTAAGATCCCTAAACTTGGTCAATTCAAACTATGACTACACAAGTACTCAGAGACCTTTGATAAATTGTTCAGCGTAATATTTTGATGTAAGTTTTTCACCCGTGGCTTTTTCGATCATCGTATTCCAATGATATAAGGCACCAGGAGCAAAAACATATTTTTTAAGGTAATTACCAATTTCTGTACGACCCACGTAAGAAACATCGAAGCTTTCTTTTTTTATGATGTTCTTACAAATAAAGGCATGTAACTGACTAGCAAGCAATTCACCTAACAAATAGTTGTGATAGTAACAAGGTGATGTTGCGATGTGAATTTTCGTAGCCCAATCAGGCTCATTTCGACCTGAGGGTTTTTTAATCATTTGGTATTTTTCGACAAGATCCCACCATTGTTTGTTTAAATCTTGATCTGGATTTTCGTACATAGATTTTTCGAAGCGATACATAACTTGTGACCAACGACTGAACACAAGTTGTTCTAATTGAAGATAAAGATATGCATCATTACTGATTTTACTTGCTTCTTCATCGCTTAAACCAAGCATATCCTTCATCCAACCAGCATTACTTGCTAGTCTACCGAATAGCATGGCTATGGCTTCGGTTGTAAAAGTATGAGCAGGCTCACGAAGTACATATGGCAAATCCATAGATATGTACTTTTCGTACACAGCATGACCCAGTTCGTGTAACATTGTGTTCATCCATTTGTAATTATCCTTAATATTGCACAACACACGAATGTCCCCT
This genomic interval from Bacteroidales bacterium contains the following:
- a CDS encoding gliding motility-associated C-terminal domain-containing protein, yielding MSLFWCSLQLLWGQSNPCSIGSIDAGPDKIICSGGSAQLQASGAATYVWSPASTLNNPNIPNPIASPSVTTTYYVTGTYPGGNLIVNGDFEQGNAGFASEYTYYPSSLQGPGTYTIGNNPQSIHGAFSPCQDHTPGSGTLMMIVDGASVSGRKVWSQTVSVTPGTNYLLTAWATSIYHTSPAVLKFYINGNQVGSALNLSTTTCTWQQFSYVWNSGSNVSAQIYIIDENTIGGGNDFALDDISFIPYCTKVDSVTVFVNPVPQVQVINDTICLGQTAQLFASSNVSNTSYVWSTGYQGNPLVVSPVSTTTYTVTGTANGCSGTASGKVVVSQAPVLGVGVSDDSICSGEVVQLFASSNVSNTSYVWSTGYQGNPLVVSPMSTTTYTVTGTANGCSGTASGTVVINTVPIVNIYFSEDTICSGEEVILSAICSLPFSHYQWASGEYDSSIVVFPLVTTNYAVTVTSTEGCSGSADIEVYVREYPQIELIEDTLGCEGSTIILLPLVLGGYSNLGWSDGINSQARGVTESGVYTFFVANGDCEVEASVEVLFVDCEGDLFFPNVFTPNGDEYNPYFSPKGGNVEDYELCIYNRWGNLIFKTTDINQPWDGKCEGRDVPEGVYFYVAKYKIYSFNGKYIARNKRGSVTLIR
- a CDS encoding universal stress protein; translated protein: MENRKDIVLVPFDFTEIADYAVDHAAGIAKKLGWEVRLVHIINKDTRELLNVYKVTDEIVNQHLQERADIYLKKYGVSFSFEAREGSIFTDIAKAAEDVQAKLAVMGTHGKSGVQHIVGSYAHKVITSSRIPFITVQKKLYGDGYKKVVVPIDDTLESRQKIKWTIYMAQLLDLKVYVKGMYLKHEVFKARLMAILDKIVDLLEKNNIKYEAEFIPETGNFVKQTLDYARKVEADLIMIMTSTEPSLVPNFIINPWDEQILFNDDKIPVMAINPRDLNIFIVGL
- a CDS encoding carbon starvation protein A; translated protein: MVSFFLALSLLIIGYFVYGRLMEKIFGVDEKLLTPAIRLKDGVDYVPLSWPRSFLIQFLNIAGLGPIFGAVAGAMWGPVAYLWIVFGNILGGAMHDFMSAMISMRMDGISLPGIIGRNLGKVILWLVLVFILLMLIIVGAVFVINPANILASMTRGEIFLAGCAFNFDVYFWAVVIVIYYFAATLLPIDKVIGKIYPFFGFLLLFMGVAVIIAAMVKGYHFPELWDHFSNYHYLKDRMPIFPMMFITIACGAISGFHATQSPMIVRCLTSEKYARRVFYGAMVMEGVIALIWAAVAMTFFGSIENLNVALSREGSSIASVVSEISFGLLQMDGHTFLSNVAAILVLLGVVAAPITTGDTAFRSARLIIGDAFSIPQHKIFNRLFIAIVLLTAGYVLAFSYNSLILWRYMGWSNQTLATITLWAITVYLYRERKVYVVALIPALFMTMVTSTYFFFAPELLNLTYNISVIFGALVTLLFSFLFYFSIKS
- a CDS encoding DUF4301 family protein: MFTEVDRLFFSQIGIKEEEILRQIELLQKGEYFYEIVKPAHVGDGILRLSPEEVTFYENYFHEKHRDYKLLKFVPASGAATRMFKELYTAIEDLKQEKPLSSKMLSFFEHFEKFAFCKELKKVMVNPTLDAALKQKNYLVILEHILFEPGLGLGNKPKALIPFHDYGSFTRTAFEEHIFEGLTYVTNDDGQACYHFTVGNEHLKLFEDLLLNLKKDENLVHRINVEFSVQCRSTDTVSIYENGELVRDDHGRVLLRPGGHGALLKNLNSVDADIVFIKNIDNVVPSWRNAEVVLFQKVLAGYLMKLIEDIHANLIMLDEGNVEESDLNEMIRFAQDKLFISFPSWFNQVEYIEKIDYLFNVFNRPVRICGVVKNQGQPGGGPFFCKNDEGLLQLQIVEQSQINLKSQQIRNIFESSTHFNPVNIVGYVRDYKGNKFDLEQFIDPQAGIITEKSYKGKPIKVLELPGLWNGSMADWITVFVEIPDSTFNPVKEVFDLLNPMHLPKDVSLS
- a CDS encoding TonB family protein is translated as MEVKKNPKIDLENKKGLFFQVGLIISLALVLAGFEYKRYDKANNENLNQMVVNYTEESVEITRQEKQEPPKPQPVTKIEVVEDDVDTQDDIDINIEDNQNQEVQAFVPPTQDEEEPQVQEQEIFVFVEEQPEFPGGEEALMAYLQSNIRYPQMAKELEIQGKVIIEFVVETDGSVTNVVVKRGIGGGCDEEAVRVVKAMPKWKPGKQRGKPVRVRYTLPVTFQLR
- the gcvH gene encoding glycine cleavage system protein GcvH: MKIPENVRYTQEHEWVKKDGDICYVGITDFAQSQLGDIVFVECETVGETLQAGDPACTIEAVKTVSDVFMPVTGEVLEFNSALSSSPDLINKDPYGDGWIIKIKPHNIHDIDQLLNAEDYAKLIEH